The Streptomyces sp. Je 1-332 genome has a window encoding:
- a CDS encoding multidrug efflux SMR transporter, which produces MHWLYLAIAVAFEVTVAIAVGKAEGFKNRKWTAITLLSGAAATYFLSRALLKLDVGVGYALWTSVAGVGITAIGALFFGQRLNLNKAIGMVLVIGGVVGLQLSGSA; this is translated from the coding sequence ATGCACTGGCTCTACCTGGCGATCGCCGTCGCCTTCGAGGTCACGGTCGCCATCGCCGTCGGAAAGGCCGAGGGCTTCAAGAATCGCAAGTGGACCGCGATCACCCTGCTCAGCGGGGCTGCCGCGACCTACTTCCTCAGCAGGGCGCTCCTGAAGCTGGACGTCGGCGTCGGATACGCCCTGTGGACCTCCGTCGCCGGCGTCGGCATCACCGCCATCGGAGCGCTGTTCTTCGGTCAGCGTCTGAACCTGAACAAGGCCATCGGAATGGTCCTCGTCATCGGCGGCGTCGTCGGCCTGCAGCTGAGCGGTTCCGCC